CTACATGTGGAACACGCCAGTCTTGGTGGTCTTTCTCACGAGCGTTGCGGGCGCCATCGTTGTCGGGCTCATCGTCGAGTTTTGCTGCTTCCGGTTCCTCAAGAAAGGCCACGAGCTGGCGCCGCTGATGACCACCATCGGCATGCTGATCGTGATCAATGAGGCGATCGTCTACGCGACCGACGCGGTGGCCATCCAGTACCCGAACCCGTTCGGCGACGAGTCGGTGGACGTGGGCCCTTTCCTGGTCCGGCGCGACTACATCGCGGTGCTCGCGGCCGGTGCCCTCTGTTTTTTTGCCATCTTTTATACGATCTACCGGACGCGGTTCGGCCGCGCCATGCGGGCGGTCGCCGAGCGGCCCGAAGCCGCACAGATCCTCGGCGTGAGTCTCCGACGGGTCAATGTTCTGACGTTCGCCCTCACCTCGGCCCTTGCGGGTCTCATCGGCTTCTTCTCGTCGGTCAGCATCGGCGCGGCGCGCCCCGATACGGCCATATGGCTCACCGGCAAGGGGCTGGTCGTCATGGTGCTGGGCGGCCTCGGGAGCCTGCCGGGCGCGATCCTCGGCGGCTTCGCGCTCGGCATCGTCGAGTTCGAGGCGATGTGGTACCTGGGGGGCACGTTCCGGGACATGGTCGCCTTCCTGATTCTGTTGTTGATCCTGATCGTCCGGCCCAGCGGCTTTCTGGGCTCGCGGGGCGCCTGAGCCGGTATGGAGTACTACATCTCGGTCGCCTCGGTTATGGGGATTCACGCCCTGCTGGGGCTGAGTGTCTACCTGGTGGCGATCAGCGGCCAGATGTCGTTCGGCCAGCAGGGATTCTTCGCCCTCGGCGCCTACCTTGCCGGCATGGGCACGGCGCTCTGGGGCCTCCACCTCCTGCCCGCGCTGCTCCTCGGTGTGGCGGTCGCCGCCCTCTTCGGTGTCATCGTGGGGTTCCCGGCGCTGCGCGTCCGGGGGCTCTACCTGGCGATTGCGACCTTCGGGTTCGGCGAAATCGTCCGGCTCGCCTTTCTCAACATCCGCTACACAAAGACCATCGGCGGGCGAGTGGTGGGCCCGAACGCGGCGGAAGGGTTTCGGCATATCCGGTATGTCTTCGATCGCGGCATTACATCACTCCAGTACCTCGGAATCATTCTGGTGGGGCTCGCTGTCGTCGTCGTGCTCTTCTACCTCCTGGACCGCTCGAAGTTCGGTGCCAAGCTGCGGGCGGTGGAGGAGGATGAGACTGCGGCGGCGATGGTCGGGATCAACGTGACCCGGGTCAAAGTCCTCGCCTTCACCGGAGCGGCGGCGGTGGCGGGGCTCTCGGGAGGGTTCTTCGTGCACTACTCGAGCTACATCGACCACGACATCGTGGCGTTGCCCCTGGCGATCGCGTCCGTGACCTACCCGATCCTGGGCGGACTCGGCAGCTTCGCCGGACCCCTGCTGGGAACGGTCATCCTGGTGGGCCTGACCGAGGGGCTCCGTGTCCTCCACGAGCTTCGCGAGTTCGTCTATGGGGCGCTCATCATCCTCATGATGATCTTCCGGCCCCGTGGCCTCGTGGACGAGGCGCTCGTCATCCGCGTGCGAAGCTGGTTCCGGCCGGCGGCGGCCGCGGCGGCGACCAAGGCGCCGTGACCGGCAGCCCCATCCTCCTCGTCGAACACGTCTCCCGGCACTTCGGCGGCCTCCGGGCGCTCAACGGCGTGAGCCTGGCGGTTCCCCGGGGCATCATCTTCGCGCTCATCGGGCCCAACGGGTCGGGGAAGACCACGCTCTTCAACGTCATCACCGGGGTGTTTCCCGCCACGGAAGGTCGGCTCGCTTTTGACGGCCGTGAGATCACGGAAGCCAGAACCCATGAGGTGGTGAGGCGCGGTATCGGCCGGACGTTCCAAACCATTCGGCTGTTCACGCGCCTGAGCGTCTTTGACAACGTCTGGGTCGCCCTGCGCGCGGCGCAGGACCGGCAGCGTGGATCCCCACGGCGCGAACACGAGCGGGTGGAGGAGTTGCTGGCATTCAACCGGCTCCTCGACAAGCGCGACGAGCTGGCGGGGAACCTGAATTTCGGCGAGCAGCGGCGCCTGGAACTGGCCCGGGCGCTGGCCACCGAGCCCACCCTGCTCCTGCTGGACGAGCCCGCCGCCGGCATGAACTACGCGCAGGTTCAAGAGCTGATCGAGGATATGCGGAAATTGCGGGGGATGGGCAAGACCATCTTCCTGATCGAGCACGTCATGGACTTCGTGATGGGAGTGGCACACCGGATCGCCGTTCTCAACTTCGGAGAGAAGATCGCCGAGGGGACCCCGGACGAGATCCAGGGGAACCCGCCGGTGCTGGAGGCTTATCTGGGAGGGGGGCGGGCCGGTGCTGAGGGTCGCTGACCTCGAGGTCCGCTACGGGAGCGTGGCTGCAGTCCGGGGGGTGTCCCTCGAGGTGCGGGAGGGCGAGGTCGTCTGCCTGATCGGCCCCAACGGCGCCGGGAAGACCACAACGCTTCTCACCGTCGCTGGGTTGCTCCGGCCGGCGGGCGGGCGGATCGAGTTCCTGGGGCACAAGCTCTCGAGCCTCGCCCCCGATCGGATTGTCAGGCTCGGCATCGGCCTCGTCCCTGAGGGACGGTGGATCCTGGGGGAGATGACCGTTCATGACAACCTGCTGATGGGAGCATATGTCCGGCGGGACGACCGGGCGCGGGTGCAGGAGGACCTGGAAACAGTCTACGGGATCTTCCCCATCCTGCGCGCTCGGACGCGGCAGCGGGCCGGGACGCTCTCCGGCGGGGAGCAGCAGATGCTGGCGATCGCCCGCACGCTCATGGGTCGCCCGAAGCTGCTCATGATGGACGAACCCTCCCTCGGCCTGGCGCCCCTCATCATCGAGGAGATCTTTCGAGTTATCCGGGAGCTCCACGCCCGAGGGACAACCATCCTCCTGGTCGAGCAGAACGCCCACCAGGCCCTCGCCGTCGCCCAGCGCGCCTATGTCATGGAGGTGGGGCGAGTCACCCTGAGCGGCAGCGCCGCGGAGCTACGCGAACACGAGGTGCTCAAGAAAGCGTACCTGGGTGCGCGCGCGGGCAGAGCATGAGGGCGCGGCGGCAGGAGAGGAAGAGCTAT
This Candidatus Rokuibacteriota bacterium DNA region includes the following protein-coding sequences:
- a CDS encoding branched-chain amino acid ABC transporter permease — encoded protein: MTAILFDTTEQFLNGLMFGCFYALIGGGFTILFGVMRRFNLAYGSTIMAGAYGSLIPFYMWNTPVLVVFLTSVAGAIVVGLIVEFCCFRFLKKGHELAPLMTTIGMLIVINEAIVYATDAVAIQYPNPFGDESVDVGPFLVRRDYIAVLAAGALCFFAIFYTIYRTRFGRAMRAVAERPEAAQILGVSLRRVNVLTFALTSALAGLIGFFSSVSIGAARPDTAIWLTGKGLVVMVLGGLGSLPGAILGGFALGIVEFEAMWYLGGTFRDMVAFLILLLILIVRPSGFLGSRGA
- a CDS encoding branched-chain amino acid ABC transporter permease, whose product is MEYYISVASVMGIHALLGLSVYLVAISGQMSFGQQGFFALGAYLAGMGTALWGLHLLPALLLGVAVAALFGVIVGFPALRVRGLYLAIATFGFGEIVRLAFLNIRYTKTIGGRVVGPNAAEGFRHIRYVFDRGITSLQYLGIILVGLAVVVVLFYLLDRSKFGAKLRAVEEDETAAAMVGINVTRVKVLAFTGAAAVAGLSGGFFVHYSSYIDHDIVALPLAIASVTYPILGGLGSFAGPLLGTVILVGLTEGLRVLHELREFVYGALIILMMIFRPRGLVDEALVIRVRSWFRPAAAAAATKAP
- a CDS encoding ABC transporter ATP-binding protein → MLRVADLEVRYGSVAAVRGVSLEVREGEVVCLIGPNGAGKTTTLLTVAGLLRPAGGRIEFLGHKLSSLAPDRIVRLGIGLVPEGRWILGEMTVHDNLLMGAYVRRDDRARVQEDLETVYGIFPILRARTRQRAGTLSGGEQQMLAIARTLMGRPKLLMMDEPSLGLAPLIIEEIFRVIRELHARGTTILLVEQNAHQALAVAQRAYVMEVGRVTLSGSAAELREHEVLKKAYLGARAGRA
- a CDS encoding ABC transporter ATP-binding protein, which gives rise to MLLVEHVSRHFGGLRALNGVSLAVPRGIIFALIGPNGSGKTTLFNVITGVFPATEGRLAFDGREITEARTHEVVRRGIGRTFQTIRLFTRLSVFDNVWVALRAAQDRQRGSPRREHERVEELLAFNRLLDKRDELAGNLNFGEQRRLELARALATEPTLLLLDEPAAGMNYAQVQELIEDMRKLRGMGKTIFLIEHVMDFVMGVAHRIAVLNFGEKIAEGTPDEIQGNPPVLEAYLGGGRAGAEGR